A genomic stretch from Oleomonas cavernae includes:
- a CDS encoding bifunctional diguanylate cyclase/phosphodiesterase, with protein sequence MSDGGARAPGGGIALAQALEAAGVMAYCLDLATGTLAWSGAPACDGVAPLPLALDDLLDQVAPADRVTVARSFALADAQGGSFDLEYALACNPGEEIRLRDRGRVDGGGARRCRIGVMSLLSARHGSPSIMGFDDLTGFSNRGSFLSRLGRYLDGEPDGATLGLLTIAVGSLGVVNETYGVIGGDRMVAAVAARIHGVLDGRLEIGRLAGNRFAVLVPGGDSEALAQLAERIINTVRGTVLAEVGIAMVASVSIGGTVLACGCASIEDALAHGKEALRRARRRGHEGYAEFRPSPAHLERVRRQAQTAVTVMEALRDDRIELAFQPIVRVADRSVAFYEALVRLRQRDGAVIPAGDFVPFAERSGLVHMIDRRTLELAAETLKARHDVELSINVSARSLEDEGWSTILERFGREAPKAVVRLAIELTESAAIEEMEEASRILGIARALGCRILLDDFGGGYLTPRHLRQLSVDLVKIDGSYIRNLASDPSNSLSVASMVALAAAYDIPTVAEQVETAADAETCRGLGVKYLQGYLFGRPGPLPPA encoded by the coding sequence TTGAGCGACGGTGGCGCGAGGGCACCAGGCGGCGGGATCGCCCTGGCGCAGGCGCTCGAGGCGGCGGGCGTCATGGCCTATTGCCTCGACCTTGCCACCGGGACCCTGGCCTGGAGCGGCGCGCCGGCGTGCGACGGCGTCGCGCCCTTGCCCTTGGCGCTCGACGACCTCCTGGACCAGGTTGCCCCGGCCGACCGGGTCACGGTGGCGCGCAGCTTCGCGCTCGCCGACGCGCAAGGGGGCAGCTTCGACCTCGAATACGCCCTGGCCTGCAACCCCGGCGAGGAAATCCGGCTGCGTGATCGCGGCCGTGTCGACGGCGGCGGCGCTCGCCGCTGCCGGATCGGTGTCATGAGCCTGCTGTCCGCCCGCCACGGCAGCCCGTCGATCATGGGGTTCGACGACCTGACCGGCTTTTCGAACCGCGGCAGCTTCCTGTCCCGCCTAGGCCGGTATCTCGATGGCGAGCCGGATGGAGCGACCCTGGGCCTGCTGACCATCGCGGTCGGCAGCCTGGGCGTGGTCAACGAAACTTACGGCGTCATCGGCGGCGACCGGATGGTGGCCGCCGTGGCCGCCCGCATTCACGGCGTCCTCGACGGCCGCCTCGAGATCGGCCGGCTGGCCGGCAATCGCTTCGCCGTGCTGGTCCCCGGCGGCGACAGCGAGGCCCTGGCGCAACTGGCCGAGCGCATCATCAACACAGTGCGCGGCACCGTTCTGGCTGAGGTCGGGATCGCCATGGTCGCGTCGGTCTCGATCGGCGGGACGGTCCTGGCCTGTGGCTGCGCCTCGATCGAGGATGCCCTGGCCCATGGCAAGGAAGCGCTGCGCCGGGCGCGCCGGCGCGGCCATGAGGGCTATGCCGAATTCCGCCCCTCGCCGGCCCATCTGGAACGGGTGAGGCGCCAGGCCCAGACCGCGGTCACCGTCATGGAAGCGCTGCGCGACGACCGCATCGAACTGGCGTTCCAGCCGATCGTCCGGGTCGCCGACCGCAGCGTGGCCTTCTACGAGGCCCTGGTCCGCCTGCGCCAGCGCGACGGTGCCGTGATTCCCGCCGGCGATTTCGTGCCCTTCGCCGAGCGCAGCGGCCTGGTCCACATGATCGACCGGCGGACCCTGGAACTGGCGGCCGAAACCCTCAAGGCCCGGCACGATGTCGAACTGTCGATCAATGTCTCGGCCCGCAGCCTGGAGGACGAGGGCTGGAGCACCATTCTCGAGCGCTTCGGCCGGGAGGCGCCCAAGGCCGTCGTTCGCCTGGCGATCGAACTGACCGAATCGGCCGCGATCGAGGAGATGGAAGAAGCCTCGCGCATTTTAGGGATCGCCCGGGCGCTGGGCTGCCGCATCCTGCTCGACGATTTCGGCGGCGGCTACCTGACCCCGCGGCATCTGCGCCAGCTCTCGGTCGACCTGGTCAAGATCGACGGCTCCTATATCCGCAACCTGGCCAGCGATCCGTCGAACAGCCTCAGCGTGGCCAGCATGGTGGCGCTGGCGGCGGCCTATGATATCCCGACGGTGGCCGAACAGGTGGAAACGGCAGCCGACGCCGAGACCTGCCGCGGCCTCGGCGTCAAATATCTCCAGGGCTATCTGTTCGGCCGGCCCGGCCCGCTGCCGCCGGCCTGA
- a CDS encoding RsmB/NOP family class I SAM-dependent RNA methyltransferase, producing MADHRKSPAARAAGFRPRQPRPKLEAEMAAVVLDALIAIEAGRAADKVLKAAFDKRKWPPPARARIAKLVLGLVRHRRQIDWWLDHVGSRPAPLARLVAALALLDGLDKPGINKHLPDLPAPEKRAAEKLIQRSLDHPDQPAAVQANLPDWLMKPFARRFGTSLAAEAAALCGEAGLDMRVNTIKGTRDAAIAALAEDGIIAWPTPLSPVGLRVDGRPPIARSRAWREGLVEVQDEASQLAALVLGAKPGERVLDFCAGAGGKTLAIAAGMANKGRLMATDSDARRLDEAVPRLRRGDVHNVTRRAIGAEGDAWLGRQKGGFDRVLVDAPCTGTGTFRRNPDAKWRTSPEELAHLVQLQARLLDRAAALVKPGGRLVYATCSVLIEEDEDQVDAFLARHPDFRAVPIAQAWREVGSARPVPVDGSHLVLTPARHSTDGFFAAVLERTAPLT from the coding sequence ATGGCCGATCACAGAAAATCCCCTGCCGCGCGCGCCGCCGGCTTTCGTCCCCGCCAGCCCCGGCCCAAGCTCGAGGCCGAGATGGCGGCGGTGGTGCTCGACGCGCTGATCGCGATCGAGGCGGGGCGGGCGGCCGACAAGGTGCTGAAGGCGGCCTTCGACAAGCGCAAATGGCCGCCGCCGGCCCGTGCCCGGATCGCCAAACTGGTTCTGGGCCTGGTGCGCCATCGCCGGCAGATCGACTGGTGGCTGGATCACGTGGGCTCGCGGCCGGCGCCGCTGGCCCGCCTGGTGGCGGCCCTGGCCCTGCTCGACGGCCTGGACAAGCCGGGCATCAACAAGCACCTGCCCGACCTGCCGGCGCCCGAGAAGCGGGCGGCGGAGAAGCTGATCCAGCGCAGCCTCGATCATCCCGACCAGCCGGCCGCGGTGCAGGCCAACCTGCCCGACTGGCTGATGAAGCCCTTTGCCCGCCGGTTCGGCACCAGCCTGGCGGCCGAGGCGGCCGCCCTGTGCGGCGAAGCGGGCCTGGACATGCGTGTGAACACCATCAAGGGCACGCGCGACGCCGCCATTGCCGCCCTGGCCGAGGACGGCATCATCGCCTGGCCCACGCCCCTGTCGCCGGTCGGCCTGCGGGTCGACGGCCGGCCGCCCATCGCCCGCAGCCGCGCCTGGCGCGAGGGCCTGGTCGAGGTCCAGGACGAGGCCTCGCAGCTTGCCGCCCTGGTGCTGGGGGCAAAGCCCGGCGAACGGGTGCTCGATTTTTGTGCCGGCGCCGGCGGCAAGACCCTGGCCATCGCCGCCGGCATGGCCAACAAGGGCCGCCTGATGGCGACCGACAGCGATGCCCGCCGGCTGGACGAGGCGGTGCCCCGCCTGCGCCGCGGCGATGTCCACAATGTAACCCGCCGCGCCATCGGGGCCGAGGGCGATGCCTGGCTGGGGCGCCAGAAGGGCGGCTTCGACCGGGTACTGGTCGATGCGCCCTGCACCGGCACCGGTACCTTCCGCCGCAACCCCGATGCCAAGTGGCGCACCAGCCCCGAGGAGCTGGCCCATCTGGTGCAGTTGCAGGCCCGCCTGCTGGACCGTGCGGCGGCCCTGGTCAAGCCGGGCGGCCGGCTGGTCTATGCCACCTGTTCGGTCCTCATCGAGGAAGACGAGGACCAGGTCGACGCCTTCCTGGCGCGCCACCCCGATTTCCGCGCGGTGCCGATCGCGCAGGCTTGGCGGGAGGTCGGCTCGGCCCGCCCGGTGCCGGTCGACGGCAGCCATCTGGTGCTGACCCCGGCCCGCCATTCGACCGACGGCTTCTTCGCCGCGGTGCTGGAGCGGACCGCGCCCTTGACATGA
- the glnK gene encoding P-II family nitrogen regulator → MKLVMAVIKPFKLDDVREALAAVGVPGLTVSEVKGFGRQKGHTEIYRGAEYTVSFLPKVKIEAAVADEIVEQVVEAIQKAAHTGKIGDGKIFVVDLQQSIRIRTGETGPDSL, encoded by the coding sequence ATGAAACTCGTCATGGCCGTCATCAAACCATTCAAACTGGATGACGTGCGCGAAGCCCTGGCAGCCGTTGGTGTGCCTGGGCTCACGGTCAGCGAAGTGAAAGGTTTCGGTCGGCAAAAGGGCCACACCGAAATCTACCGCGGTGCGGAATACACCGTCAGCTTCCTGCCCAAGGTGAAGATCGAGGCCGCGGTCGCCGACGAAATCGTCGAGCAGGTCGTCGAGGCGATCCAGAAGGCCGCCCACACGGGCAAGATCGGCGACGGCAAGATCTTCGTCGTCGACCTTCAGCAATCCATCCGCATTCGTACCGGCGAAACCGGCCCAGATTCGCTCTGA
- a CDS encoding ammonium transporter, translating to MKLSWKLPLLLGAAGAAIMVPEIAAFAQDAAAPAADAAAPAAEAVAAAAPAMTVDKGDNAWMLISAVIVLMMSVPGLALFYGGLVRAKNMLSVLTQCFAITAMVAIIWCLYGYSMAFTDGGSMNDYVGGLGKAFLAGVDVTTLSETFSKGVAIPELTFVMFQMTFACITPALIIGGFAERIKFSALLLFIALWVTFIYFPIAHMVWFWGGPSAAEAPAGLIFGFGAIDFAGGTVVHINAGIAGLVGCLVLGKRIGFGKEAMPPHSLTLTMVGAALLWVGWFGFNAGSNLEANAYASLAAINTFVATAAAAFGWLIVEWLIKGKPSLLGTVSGAIAGLVAITPAAGFAGPMGAIILGLIVAIVCFFFVTTVKNALGYDDSLDVFGIHCVGGIIGAIATGILVNPALGGAGIVNYLDPALPAIYDGTLTQVIRQAKGVGITLLWSGIGSFILYKIVDVVVGLRVPADAEREGLDVAEHGERAYN from the coding sequence ATGAAACTGTCCTGGAAACTCCCCCTCCTGCTGGGTGCAGCGGGCGCCGCGATAATGGTGCCCGAGATTGCGGCCTTCGCGCAGGATGCCGCTGCTCCGGCGGCCGATGCCGCCGCCCCGGCGGCTGAAGCCGTGGCCGCCGCGGCCCCGGCCATGACCGTCGACAAGGGCGACAACGCCTGGATGCTGATCTCGGCCGTGATCGTGCTGATGATGTCGGTGCCCGGCCTCGCCCTGTTCTACGGCGGCCTGGTGCGCGCCAAGAACATGCTGTCGGTGCTGACCCAGTGTTTCGCCATCACCGCGATGGTCGCGATCATCTGGTGCCTGTACGGCTATAGCATGGCCTTCACCGACGGCGGCTCGATGAACGACTATGTCGGCGGCCTGGGCAAGGCATTCCTCGCCGGGGTCGACGTGACCACCCTGTCGGAGACCTTCTCCAAGGGTGTCGCCATCCCCGAACTCACCTTCGTGATGTTCCAGATGACCTTCGCCTGCATCACGCCGGCCCTGATCATCGGCGGCTTTGCCGAGCGCATCAAGTTCTCGGCCCTGCTGCTCTTCATCGCCCTGTGGGTCACTTTCATCTACTTCCCGATCGCCCACATGGTCTGGTTCTGGGGCGGCCCGAGCGCGGCCGAGGCACCGGCTGGCCTGATCTTCGGCTTCGGCGCCATCGACTTCGCCGGCGGCACCGTCGTGCACATCAATGCCGGCATCGCTGGTCTGGTGGGCTGCCTCGTGCTGGGCAAGCGTATCGGCTTCGGCAAGGAAGCGATGCCCCCGCACTCGCTGACCCTGACCATGGTCGGTGCGGCGCTGCTGTGGGTGGGCTGGTTCGGCTTCAACGCGGGTTCGAACCTCGAAGCCAACGCCTATGCCTCGCTGGCCGCGATCAACACCTTCGTCGCCACCGCCGCGGCGGCCTTCGGCTGGCTGATCGTCGAATGGCTGATCAAGGGCAAGCCCAGCCTGCTGGGTACCGTCTCGGGTGCCATCGCCGGTCTGGTCGCGATCACCCCGGCGGCCGGCTTCGCCGGCCCGATGGGGGCGATCATCCTGGGCCTCATCGTCGCGATCGTGTGCTTCTTCTTCGTCACCACGGTGAAGAACGCGCTCGGCTACGACGACAGCCTGGATGTCTTCGGCATCCACTGCGTGGGCGGCATCATCGGCGCCATCGCCACCGGCATCCTGGTCAATCCCGCCCTGGGCGGCGCCGGCATCGTCAACTACCTGGATCCGGCCCTGCCCGCGATCTATGACGGCACCCTGACCCAGGTGATCCGCCAGGCCAAGGGCGTCGGCATCACCCTGCTGTGGTCGGGCATCGGCTCGTTCATCCTCTACAAGATCGTCGACGTCGTGGTCGGTCTCCGCGTGCCGGCGGATGCCGAGCGCGAGGGCCTGGACGTCGCCGAGCACGGCGAACGCGCCTACAACTGA
- a CDS encoding cation diffusion facilitator family transporter: MAAALGNAGIAVTKFAAAFWTGSSAMLSEGIHSLVDVGNQFLLLYGLGRAARPADSRHPFGYGKELYFWSFLVAILIFALGGGFSLYEGIHAVSEPGELHDPLVNYIVLGVAILFEAYSFSVALGEFNKGRGGKSMIRAIRDTKDPSLVAVLLEDSAAMAGLVVALAGIVLGQLLDMPVFDGIAAIVIGVLLLLTAVILAVECKGLLIGEGAAPEVVDAIRATVARDPRIEAVGEILSVHFGPHDLIVLVSLDFRGGLSGDDIEAAIGALEAAVKAVAPEVRHFYVEAVALAPASGYQGQIQG, translated from the coding sequence ATTGCGGCGGCGCTGGGCAATGCCGGCATCGCGGTGACCAAGTTCGCGGCCGCCTTCTGGACCGGCTCGTCGGCCATGCTCTCGGAGGGCATCCATTCGCTGGTCGACGTCGGCAACCAGTTCCTGCTGCTCTACGGCCTGGGCCGCGCCGCCCGCCCGGCCGATTCGCGCCATCCCTTCGGCTATGGCAAGGAGCTGTATTTCTGGTCGTTCCTGGTCGCGATCCTGATCTTTGCCTTAGGCGGCGGCTTCTCGCTCTATGAGGGCATCCATGCGGTGAGCGAGCCTGGCGAACTGCACGACCCGCTGGTCAACTATATCGTCCTGGGCGTAGCGATCCTGTTCGAGGCCTATTCCTTCTCGGTCGCCCTGGGAGAATTCAACAAGGGCCGCGGCGGCAAATCGATGATCCGGGCGATTCGCGATACCAAGGATCCCAGCCTGGTCGCCGTCCTCCTGGAAGACAGCGCCGCCATGGCCGGCCTCGTCGTCGCCCTGGCCGGTATCGTGCTGGGGCAACTGCTGGACATGCCTGTCTTCGACGGCATCGCGGCCATCGTCATCGGCGTGCTGCTGCTGCTGACCGCCGTCATCCTGGCGGTGGAGTGCAAGGGCCTGCTGATCGGCGAAGGTGCGGCGCCCGAGGTTGTCGACGCCATCCGCGCCACGGTCGCCCGGGATCCCCGCATCGAGGCGGTGGGCGAGATCCTGAGCGTCCATTTCGGGCCCCATGACCTGATCGTGCTGGTCTCGCTCGACTTCCGCGGCGGCCTCTCCGGCGACGATATCGAGGCGGCCATCGGCGCGCTCGAGGCCGCGGTCAAGGCGGTCGCCCCGGAGGTGCGCCATTTCTATGTCGAGGCAGTGGCGCTGGCGCCCGCTTCTGGCTATCAAGGCCAGATACAGGGCTGA
- a CDS encoding long-chain-acyl-CoA synthetase has product MFNGILDSAAKLDPTGVVGRTNLELRYARGMLDVLRRVRVAKLDGTYTVVDMVEQQARRSINRPAIFFDKDVITWRELDARANQVAHWAQSIGIAKGDIVSLLMNNKPDYITTWFGLAKAGATIALINTNLTGGPLAHGLNVAAAKHVIVDAELGEAFTAIAGSLETTPKVWAQGGTVAGAASFDEAVAQQPQTQLPRSARPKLKGRDNLFYIYTSGTTGNPKAAHISHYRFLQASNGFAGAMEATWRDRMYCVLPLYHSAGGIVAVGSMLSVGGAVILKRKFSAKQFWEDVSRYDATLFQYIGELCRYLLNSPEHPKEKAHKIRVACGNGLRPEIWPTFQERFNIGRVCEFYGATEGNVILMNADGKVGAIGRIPFYLDRVFNTKIIKFDVETEQPVRNAQGFCIECAPDEPGETIGLIPQNPNKTVGRFEGYKGKAETEKKILSDVFTKGDKWFRTGDLMRRDAQGYFYFVDRIGDTFRWKGENVSTAEVAEALSTFPGIKEVNVYGVQVPGTDGRAGMASLVAGDDLDLEAFHAHIGKALPAYSQPYFIRVKAEMEITGTFKHRKVDLVKDGFDPGKVAEPLYIRHPDLGGIKPLTAAVYEDITAGRLRF; this is encoded by the coding sequence ATGTTCAACGGCATTCTGGACAGTGCGGCAAAGCTTGATCCGACCGGCGTCGTGGGACGCACCAATCTGGAACTGCGCTATGCCCGGGGCATGCTCGACGTGCTGCGCCGGGTGCGCGTGGCCAAGCTCGACGGCACCTATACCGTCGTCGACATGGTGGAGCAGCAGGCCCGCCGCAGCATCAACCGCCCGGCGATCTTCTTCGACAAGGACGTGATCACCTGGCGCGAGCTCGACGCCCGGGCCAATCAGGTCGCCCACTGGGCCCAGTCGATCGGCATCGCAAAGGGCGACATCGTCTCGCTCCTGATGAACAACAAGCCGGACTACATCACCACCTGGTTCGGCCTGGCCAAGGCGGGCGCCACCATCGCCCTGATCAACACCAACCTGACCGGCGGGCCCCTGGCCCACGGCCTGAACGTCGCCGCGGCCAAGCACGTGATCGTCGACGCCGAGCTGGGCGAAGCCTTCACCGCCATCGCCGGCTCGCTGGAAACCACGCCCAAGGTCTGGGCCCAGGGCGGCACGGTGGCCGGGGCCGCGAGCTTCGACGAGGCGGTGGCGCAGCAGCCGCAGACGCAACTGCCGCGCAGCGCGCGGCCCAAGCTGAAGGGCCGCGACAACCTCTTCTACATCTACACCTCGGGCACCACGGGCAATCCCAAGGCCGCGCACATCAGCCACTACCGCTTCCTGCAGGCCTCCAACGGCTTTGCCGGCGCGATGGAGGCGACCTGGCGCGACCGCATGTATTGCGTGCTGCCGCTCTATCATTCGGCCGGCGGCATCGTCGCGGTCGGCTCGATGCTGTCGGTCGGCGGCGCCGTCATCCTGAAGCGCAAATTCTCGGCCAAGCAGTTCTGGGAGGATGTCTCGCGTTACGACGCGACCCTGTTCCAGTATATCGGCGAATTGTGCCGCTACCTGCTGAACAGCCCCGAGCACCCCAAGGAGAAGGCCCATAAGATCCGCGTCGCCTGCGGCAACGGCCTTCGCCCGGAAATCTGGCCGACCTTCCAGGAACGCTTCAACATCGGCCGGGTCTGCGAATTCTATGGCGCGACCGAGGGCAACGTCATCCTGATGAACGCCGACGGCAAGGTCGGCGCCATCGGCCGCATCCCGTTCTATCTGGACCGGGTGTTCAACACCAAGATCATCAAGTTCGACGTCGAGACCGAACAGCCGGTGCGCAATGCGCAAGGCTTCTGCATCGAATGCGCGCCCGACGAGCCGGGCGAGACGATCGGCCTGATCCCGCAGAACCCCAACAAGACCGTCGGGCGCTTCGAGGGTTACAAGGGCAAGGCAGAGACCGAAAAGAAGATCCTGAGCGACGTCTTCACCAAGGGCGACAAGTGGTTCCGCACCGGCGACCTGATGCGCCGCGATGCCCAGGGTTACTTCTATTTCGTCGACCGGATCGGCGACACCTTCCGCTGGAAGGGCGAGAACGTCTCGACCGCCGAGGTGGCCGAGGCGCTGTCGACCTTCCCCGGCATCAAGGAGGTGAACGTCTACGGCGTCCAGGTGCCGGGCACCGACGGGCGCGCCGGCATGGCCTCGCTGGTGGCGGGCGACGACCTCGACCTGGAAGCCTTCCACGCCCACATCGGCAAGGCCCTGCCGGCCTATTCCCAGCCCTATTTCATCCGCGTCAAGGCCGAGATGGAGATCACCGGCACCTTCAAGCACCGCAAGGTGGACCTGGTGAAGGACGGCTTCGATCCCGGCAAGGTCGCCGAGCCGCTCTACATCCGCCACCCGGACCTGGGCGGCATCAAGCCGCTGACGGCCGCGGTCTACGAGGACATCACCGCGGGACGGCTGCGGTTCTAG
- a CDS encoding hydrogen peroxide-inducible genes activator — translation MSISLRQLRYLVAVADHQSFRKAATTLNVSQPAMTAQIQLLEQSLDGLVLTRSRRGVAPTALGEAVIAKARGILNEVESLRALGVAAAARPLRLGVIPTVAPYLGPDAVEFGGAYAAEGVELVEGRTADLIAGLRTGTLDAALLALPDQGTLGRDLETATAFAESFFVLLPDNDALAGSPQVSLHDLSERTLLLLEEGHCLADQALSLCGETQKRGPVRAASLSTLSRLVARGKGITLLPAMAVSVESHVGDGTVVRPLPDPAPGRTIGIAWRKGATGERCWRRLAQALGRLKPAQDEAQIPALLPMAAE, via the coding sequence ATGTCGATCTCGCTGCGCCAATTGCGCTATCTCGTGGCGGTGGCCGACCACCAGAGTTTCCGCAAGGCGGCCACGACGCTGAATGTCAGCCAGCCGGCCATGACCGCCCAGATCCAGCTTCTGGAGCAATCGCTGGACGGCCTGGTGCTGACCCGGTCGCGCCGCGGCGTCGCCCCGACCGCGCTGGGCGAGGCGGTCATCGCCAAGGCCCGCGGCATCCTCAACGAGGTTGAAAGCCTGCGCGCCCTGGGCGTGGCGGCGGCGGCCCGGCCCCTGCGGCTGGGCGTGATCCCCACCGTGGCCCCCTACCTGGGGCCCGACGCGGTGGAATTCGGCGGCGCCTATGCCGCCGAGGGGGTGGAACTGGTCGAAGGCCGCACCGCCGACCTGATTGCCGGCCTGCGCACCGGCACGCTGGATGCCGCCCTGCTGGCCCTACCCGACCAGGGCACCCTGGGCCGCGACCTGGAAACCGCCACCGCCTTTGCCGAATCCTTCTTCGTGCTGCTGCCCGACAACGATGCCCTGGCCGGCAGCCCGCAGGTGTCGCTGCACGATCTGTCCGAGCGCACCCTGCTGCTGCTCGAGGAAGGCCATTGCCTGGCCGACCAGGCCTTGAGCCTGTGCGGTGAGACCCAGAAGCGCGGGCCGGTTCGTGCCGCCTCGCTTTCGACCCTGTCGCGCCTGGTCGCCCGGGGCAAGGGCATCACCCTGCTGCCGGCCATGGCCGTGTCGGTCGAAAGCCATGTCGGCGACGGCACCGTGGTCCGCCCCCTGCCCGACCCGGCGCCCGGCCGCACCATCGGCATCGCGTGGCGCAAGGGTGCCACGGGCGAGCGTTGCTGGCGCCGCCTGGCCCAGGCCCTGGGCCGCCTGAAGCCGGCACAGGACGAGGCCCAGATCCCCGCCCTTCTCCCGATGGCCGCCGAGTAA
- a CDS encoding nuclear transport factor 2 family protein, producing MYHFILRRKLRTVFSRLNAGDYPFITRQFHPQAEHWFAGDHAMSGRRVTHARIEEWYRRLAAVFPGIKFDIKKLFVSGPPWRSHAAVEWTDTIFDREGRPLPNQGAFVITIRWGRVTAFHVYCDTVRIEKSLGILAAQGVAAAAATPITG from the coding sequence ATGTATCACTTCATCCTCAGGCGCAAGCTGCGCACCGTCTTCAGCCGCCTGAACGCCGGCGATTACCCCTTCATCACCCGGCAGTTTCACCCGCAGGCCGAACACTGGTTTGCCGGCGATCACGCCATGTCGGGCCGGCGGGTGACCCACGCCCGCATCGAGGAATGGTATCGGCGGCTGGCCGCCGTCTTTCCCGGCATCAAGTTCGACATCAAGAAGCTGTTCGTCAGCGGCCCGCCCTGGCGCAGCCACGCCGCCGTCGAATGGACCGACACGATCTTCGACCGCGAAGGCAGGCCCCTGCCCAACCAGGGCGCCTTCGTCATCACCATCCGCTGGGGCAGGGTGACGGCCTTCCACGTCTATTGCGACACCGTGCGGATCGAGAAGAGTCTGGGCATCCTCGCCGCGCAGGGCGTCGCCGCCGCGGCGGCGACACCGATTACCGGCTAG
- a CDS encoding winged helix-turn-helix transcriptional regulator, which produces MVAKTDLSGFNCSLARSLDIVGDWWTLLILRDAFLGADRFGEFQASLGIAKNILARRLEALVDQGMLERAGTAARPTYWPTQKSRDLLPAMLALMQWGDRWTAQGRPPMRAVDPAGNEIAPVTLRDAGGKTVPPADVRFVPGPGATPRTRGYMAAVQAKVAGD; this is translated from the coding sequence ATGGTCGCAAAGACGGACTTGAGCGGTTTCAACTGTTCCCTGGCTAGGAGCCTGGACATCGTCGGCGACTGGTGGACCCTGCTGATCCTGCGTGATGCCTTCCTGGGAGCGGATCGTTTCGGCGAATTCCAGGCCAGCCTGGGCATCGCCAAGAACATCCTGGCGCGCCGCCTCGAAGCCCTGGTCGACCAGGGGATGCTCGAGCGCGCCGGCACCGCGGCCCGGCCGACCTACTGGCCGACGCAGAAGAGCCGCGACCTGCTGCCGGCCATGCTGGCCCTGATGCAATGGGGCGATCGCTGGACCGCGCAGGGGCGGCCGCCGATGCGCGCCGTCGATCCGGCCGGCAACGAGATCGCGCCCGTCACCTTGCGCGATGCCGGGGGGAAGACTGTGCCCCCGGCCGATGTGCGCTTCGTGCCCGGCCCCGGCGCCACCCCGCGCACCCGGGGCTATATGGCCGCAGTTCAGGCGAAAGTCGCGGGCGACTAG
- a CDS encoding MAPEG family protein, translating into MLAPIVTLIAWTLLVWIWMYARRIPAMSKAGLNPQDARHPGSLNVLPAEVRQVAENYNHLMEQPTIFYALAFAVQLSGQADGLSVLLGWAYVGLRVLHSLVQGTINIVMIRFALFSLSTIVLMVLLVHTGPGFFID; encoded by the coding sequence ATGCTTGCCCCCATCGTGACATTGATCGCCTGGACCCTGCTCGTCTGGATCTGGATGTATGCCAGGCGCATCCCGGCCATGAGCAAGGCCGGGCTCAACCCGCAGGACGCGCGCCATCCCGGCTCGCTGAATGTCCTGCCCGCCGAGGTTCGCCAGGTGGCGGAAAACTACAACCACCTGATGGAACAGCCGACGATCTTCTACGCCCTGGCCTTCGCGGTTCAGCTTAGCGGCCAGGCGGACGGGCTCAGCGTCCTGCTCGGCTGGGCCTATGTCGGCCTGCGGGTGCTGCACAGCCTGGTACAGGGCACGATCAACATCGTGATGATCCGCTTTGCGCTGTTCTCGCTCTCGACCATCGTGCTGATGGTCTTGCTGGTGCACACCGGCCCCGGCTTCTTCATCGACTGA
- a CDS encoding LysR substrate-binding domain-containing protein, translating into MKVPGDLARHTLIDTSEDRRYWRLWLEVVGLDTLKGERAQVITILDMALRVAEQGLGVAIGDVPLIADDIALGRLVAPFRSRCRQASTIGWWPGPRPRTGPRSRPCSASWKRRPRRRPG; encoded by the coding sequence CTGAAGGTCCCGGGCGACCTGGCCCGCCATACCCTGATCGACACCAGCGAAGATCGCCGCTATTGGCGGCTGTGGCTGGAGGTGGTGGGCCTCGACACGCTGAAGGGCGAGCGGGCGCAGGTGATCACCATCCTGGACATGGCCCTGCGGGTGGCCGAGCAGGGCCTGGGCGTCGCCATCGGCGACGTGCCGCTGATCGCCGACGATATCGCCCTGGGGCGCCTGGTGGCGCCGTTCCGGTCGAGGTGCCGTCAGGCTTCTACCATTGGCTGGTGGCCCGGCCCGAGGCCAAGGACCGGCCCAAGATCAAGGCCCTGTTCCGCTTCATGGAAAAGGAGGCCCAGGCGACGGCCCGGCTGA